TTTTTAATGTTTGAAACTATTTACACACATCAATCCATACTCCATTAGTTATTCTTCCTAATTCATTTAGAGTTATTTCCACTGCTGTGTTTGAATTTCCTGCTGCTGGATAAACTTTTTCAAATTTTTTTAATGATTCATCTAAATATATATTTATTGAGGTTTTAAGCCCAAAAGGGCATACACCTCCAATAGAATGACCTGTCACTTTAAGTACCATCTCTGGAGTCATCATTTTTCCTTTTCCATTAAAATAAGTTTTAAATTTTTTATTATCTACTCTAGCATCCCCTTTAGCTACTATAAGTATGTCTTCTCCTTTAACATGAAAAGCTAATGTTTTTGCTATTTGTCCTGGTTCTACACCTACAGTCTTTGCTGCTAATTCTACTGTAGCTGTACTTTTATCAAATTCTAAGATTTTAAGATTTAAATTTTTATCTTTAAATTGTTTTTTTACCTGTTCTAAACTCATAAACTTCACCTTCTTTAATATGTTTACTTTAAGTGATACTTATGATGCCTTTGTAATATTATTATATTTTCTTTTAAAACTTATTTTTAGGAGTTAAAGATTGATGATTATTAAATTTTTATATTAATTTTTATGTATATTATACCATATTAAAATTAAAGCAATTAAGACTCTGCTTATTTTTATAAAATGCTACTTTAAAAATTAATTTTATTTAAAATAATTTATTAATTTGAAAAGTTTGAAAGATTAACAAATACCTTCTTTTTAAATGGCTAATTTTATGGTATAATGTCGCGAGAACATAAATTTTAGTAAAGGATGGTATAGACTTGATTACAGTAACAAATTTAAGTTTAAGATATGGGGATAAAAAACTTTTTGAAGATGTAAACCTTAAATTCACACCAGGTAACTGTTATGGTGTTATAGGTGCTAATGGTGCGGGCAAAAGTACCTTTTTAAAAATTTTATCTGGAGAAATAGAGGCTAATACTGGAGATGTATCTATACAGCCAGGAGTTAGAATGTCTATTTTAAAACAAGATCATTTTAAATACGATGAATTTCCTGTTTTAGAAACAGTTATAATGGGAAATGAAAGACTTTATCAAATAATGAAAGAAAAAGATGCTATATATGCTAAAACTCCTTTTACTGATGAAGATGGCATAAAAGCCTCTGAACTAGAAGGAGAATTTGCAGACTTAAACGGTTGGGAAGCGGAAGCAGAAGCTTCATCCTTACTTCAAGGCTTAGGAATAAGCACAGAACTTCACGAAAAAAATATGAAGGATTTATCCGGTAGCGAAAAGGTAAAAGTACTACTGGCTCAAGCATTATTCGGTAATCCTGGAGTGCTTATACTAGATGAACCTACTAACCACTTAGATATAAAATCTGTGAACTGGCTTGAAGAATTCTTAATAAATTTTGAAGGAACAGTTATTGTAGTATCCCATGATAGACATTTCTTAAATAAAGTATGTACTCACATGGCAGATGTTGACTTTGGTAAAATCAAACTATATGTAGGGAACTATGATTTTTGGTATGAATCTAGCCAATTAGCGCTTCAAATGGCTAAAGATCAAAACAAGAAAAAAGAAGAAAAAATAAAAGAGCTGCAGGAATTCATTGCTCGTTTTAGTGCTAATGCATCTAAATCTAAGCAAGCCACTTCACGTAAAAAATTATTAGATAAAATCGATTTAGATAACATACAACCTTCTAGTAGAAAATATCCTTACATAGCCTTTAAGCCCGAAAGAGAAGTTGGTAATGATATATTAAGAGTAGAGGGTTTAACTAAAACTATAGACGGAACAAAAGTATTGGATAATATAAGCTTTATAATAGGTAAAGATGATAAAATAGCCTTTGTAGGAGATGAACTATCTATAACTACTTTATTTAAAATAATATCTGGTGAATTAGAAGCAGATAGTGGTAGTTACAAATGGGGTATAACTATAACAACAGCCTATTTTCCAAAGGATAACTCCAAATATTTTAATGATGTAGATTTAAATCTAGTAGATTGGTTAAGACAATACTCAGAAGAAAAATCTGAAAGCTATTTACGTGGATTCCTAGGAAGAATGCTATTCTCTGGTGAAGAGGCCTTAAAAGAGGTTAAAGTTCTATCTGGTGGAGAAAAGGTTAGATGTATGCTATCAAGAATGATGCTAAATAATGCTAATGTAATTATATTAGATCAACCAACTAACCACTTAGACCTAGAATCTATAACTGCACTAAATAACGGTTTAATGGACTATAAGAGTAACATATTATTTACTTCTCATGATCATCAATTTATACAAACTATAGCCAATAGAATCATAGAAGTATCTCCAACAAAATTTGTTGATAAAAAGGTTACTTATGATGAATATTTAGAAAGCAAATAAAATTTAATTTCTAAATATTTATAAAATTATATTCTAATAAATAATGATATAAGTAGGTAGATTTGTTTCTATACAACTCTACCTACTTATTTTACTGTTCATTTATATTATAATATTTTAACTATTCTGTTTTAAATTTATTCATTTCATTTAACATATCTTTTGTCATTCCATTTAAGCTTTGAGCTGTATTAGCTACTTCTTCTGAAGATGCACTCATTTCCTCTGAGGATGCAGATATTTCTTCTGCTGAAGCAGATATTTCCTCAGATATAGACGCTATAGTTTCAGATTTATTCAAA
Above is a window of Clostridium sporogenes DNA encoding:
- a CDS encoding ATP-binding cassette domain-containing protein; the protein is MITVTNLSLRYGDKKLFEDVNLKFTPGNCYGVIGANGAGKSTFLKILSGEIEANTGDVSIQPGVRMSILKQDHFKYDEFPVLETVIMGNERLYQIMKEKDAIYAKTPFTDEDGIKASELEGEFADLNGWEAEAEASSLLQGLGISTELHEKNMKDLSGSEKVKVLLAQALFGNPGVLILDEPTNHLDIKSVNWLEEFLINFEGTVIVVSHDRHFLNKVCTHMADVDFGKIKLYVGNYDFWYESSQLALQMAKDQNKKKEEKIKELQEFIARFSANASKSKQATSRKKLLDKIDLDNIQPSSRKYPYIAFKPEREVGNDILRVEGLTKTIDGTKVLDNISFIIGKDDKIAFVGDELSITTLFKIISGELEADSGSYKWGITITTAYFPKDNSKYFNDVDLNLVDWLRQYSEEKSESYLRGFLGRMLFSGEEALKEVKVLSGGEKVRCMLSRMMLNNANVIILDQPTNHLDLESITALNNGLMDYKSNILFTSHDHQFIQTIANRIIEVSPTKFVDKKVTYDEYLESK
- a CDS encoding YbaK/EbsC family protein, with protein sequence MSLEQVKKQFKDKNLNLKILEFDKSTATVELAAKTVGVEPGQIAKTLAFHVKGEDILIVAKGDARVDNKKFKTYFNGKGKMMTPEMVLKVTGHSIGGVCPFGLKTSINIYLDESLKKFEKVYPAAGNSNTAVEITLNELGRITNGVWIDVCK